The Helianthus annuus cultivar XRQ/B chromosome 15, HanXRQr2.0-SUNRISE, whole genome shotgun sequence genomic sequence ttttgaaccatttgtttttgaacattttgtttttgaacatTTGATTTTTCAACCTTTGATTTCTCAACTATTTGTTTTTGAACTGGTTTCTCAACAACATGTTTCTTAAACACTTTTTGCCACTGTTTTGCCATATGTCCAATTTCATTGCAGCGATACCACACTCTTTTATCATACTCGACAAAAGTAGTATTGACCGTTTCTTCTTTAAGCTTAtgtgctgcattgaaatcgtccacagctttttgactaaaaatatattcCTTTTCAGCCTCAGTACTAGGACCAGCAACAAAAACATCATCTATCTTTTCTTTTGGCTTAACCACTTGTTTAGCCTTTTTTTTCAAACCCAATTCCTTTGTTATTAagatgatttttcttgttttgacctttaccAACCCCATATTTCTTTTCCAAACTTGTGGGACGTGAAGTACCAAACGATTTTTTCAGTTTCGAAAAGAATTCATTGTTTTTGATTTCGTTAACATTCAATTCAACCAGTTTAAACAATTTCTCGACATTTTCGATCTTGACATTCTGAAGCGGGTACTCGACGTCGGAATAAAGCTTGTCAGTTCGAAccatagtgtataccaccatgatcggatcatcattcgtgCTCTTTTCCGATTTCGGTACATATCGGTCTAAGAAATTTCCTTCGTCTTCAGAATCACTGACAGCCTTCTCAGAATGAGCCTTTTCAGATTTATCACTttcatcatccaacacctgatcaataacatttttgataacctgaattcgttatcagtgtcagatgcagtgaaagtgATATCAATGTTGTCAGGTAAATCACTCTCAATCGTTTTCACCTTAAGATttaaagcagcttccaccccatctggatatttctgagtgtagtgattccacattgggggtggaacgctcttgaagacaggtgtagcatgtggctgttgagggacgatttgttccaaaacataagacgaagccacatagctcattaactttttatcaatCCTGTCATTCTCTATCTTGGCCAATTCAAGTTCTTTTCTTAGTGACGCAATTGTGTCAAGATGATAATTGacttctctttgtttatcaaaCAGTGTAGCTTGTGCCAATTTAGTAGCTTAATCATTTTCGATGCTTTCTTTTTGAATCGTCTTAATTGATTTGGCaaggtatcataagcttcttttaattgttcaagatcaaacttaatcatatctgaatgatgtttcaattcccgatacttagtgtctttttcaagacactccacgCATGGTTGTAAACAACGTTGGCATGGCGTTTCGGAGATTGGAACAACCTTTTCATCAACCTTTTCATCACAAACACTTTTACCGACATGCTTTGACTCAGACACAGACTGTTTGGCAGATTCGACCTCCTGAACTCTAGTTTCCTCTTTGTTAACCGACATCTTATCGACAGACTATGACTCCTTGGgttctgaatctacctctttaaGCTTTCCCATTAAAGCTTTGTCTGCAATGTCTTTCAGAACTTCTCCGGTCATTTCTTTAGACACGTCAATCACTTCTTCGACGGCTTCTTTCTTCTCCTCAAATCTAGGACAAGATCCGGTTCTTGGCTCCtcgaaataacctgcaaaagaatcaaacacattaGGAGGCATAACAGATTTCATAGTATAAACTAACTCCTCCTGTTGTGATTGATAGTAGAGTACTTCAGCTGCTATTTCCTCAACATCTACAACATTTTCCGTAGAAACTTCTTCAACAACCTCAGAAACAACTTCATCAACAACCTCTGGTTCAGCAACTACCTAAGAAATCTCAACAACCTCTGCCATCATAAACTGATCATCTCTACCagggatatatttatcccaactaaaacccgcagctacttgttcatcATCTTGGTTCACAATCAATGCCTTTTCAGGTTTGTTTTCTATCTGTGGCCTTTGAACGGTTTGCTGTTGATTCGGTCGATGGTAGATTGCCTGTCGATAGTAATCATTGGTGAACGGGTTTTGGTGATTGTTGACTTCACGGTTTGGGCATTCACGTTTAAAGTGACCGCGttctttacacttgaaacacgttACTTTCGACTTATCAAATCCTAACTTCTGATCCGGACCTGATAAACTGTTTCTTCCCGTGATTTCCATGAACCTTTGAGCACGACGAACTAGACTTGCCATACCCCATTTAACATCAATCAGTTCAAGCTCCTCGGGGTCTATTTGGTCATAGTCCTCCTTTGTCATGTCCGGATTTCCAATTCTCCTCGCAACCAGACCTTCATATGCCTCGAGAACGGAAGCGAGTAGTGCAATATGTTGCTTCGCAGCAGTTTCCATTATCTCGTTTCCATTTTTGATGTTCACTGCGATATTACATTGTACTCCAGAAACATACGCCTGATGATTAGATCCGGTAGAGCTTTGAGGCGAAGACTGTTCCTGAACTTTGGCATTCGGTTCAAAACTCACGAAAGGTGTAGAACTGCTTGATTGATGAGAACTTGATGCAGCATTTGAAGTGTTATCAGCACTGAATCCTGTAtgtatctttggactttgaaGATTTGCAACTGAAGGACTGCCTTTGTAATATAAAGATACATCTTGTTGCATGCTAGCAGaattcatcttctttatcttcaacaactcaagctcgtgagcttcgatcttttcaataaactcaCTCAGATTgtaattcacaaaatcagaactgtttttcagcatcataagataagttccccactcgtCATATGGAAGAGCATCACAAagtttatcaatccattcttcatttgtttttttaatttctaaTCTTCTCATTTCAACTACAAGGTGACAATATCTTTCGATTAACTGTTTTGTTGACTCTCCTTTGATCCCAGTAAAAATATCGAACTCTTTCTTGATAAGCGCCTTTTTGCTCTTGATCATAGAAGCACTTCCTTTAAACTTCAGTTCTAGCGCTTGCCAGATTGACTGTGAACTTTCGTCATGTTGTAGCAATACGaggatgtcttctttaatggcttgtTGCAAAATGCTCACCATTTTCTTTTCAGCTTTAAAATCTGCATGTTCAGTATCTGTAAGACTTCCAATAGTTTTAACCATCCTGAGCCCATCAATTGGAGGTACGTATTTCTTTTCGATCTTCATCCAACACTTAAAATGAttggcctgaacccagtttttaaATCTTCCGGACCATCCAGAATATTCATCTAAGCTCATCAGTTTGGGTGGCTTTTGCATTATTCCTAATTCATTTTCCAGGTTGGCATTCTGTATGATACTAGCTGGACTTTGGATAGCCGCACCACTTCCCCCAAACATGTTGAAAAAATCTTGATTATCCATTTCAAACGAGATACCTTTCAAACGAACAGTATAATCTTCAAATGAAATGGTTACTTTCAAACGATAAATTCAAACGGTCATACAACACTTTCAAACGGAAGGTGTGGTTCTTCAAACGGTCTAACTGATTCAAACTATAGGTTCAAACGGAGTCACATTTCAAACGATGGGACAGGTTTTCAAATGGGATGCTAATGTTCAAACGATGGGACAGGTTTCAAACGGTAGGCTAAGGTTCAAACGATGGGACAAGTTTCAAACGGTAGGCTAATGTTCAACGATGAACACTACTTTCAAACGATGGAACAAGTTTTTCAAACGGTATGCTAAGTTTCAAACGATAGGTCAGACTTTCAAACGGACTCCAAGTGTTCGTTCAAACGGAAGGTAGTTTTCAGTCCGTTTTTATCACTTTCAGGTTGAAGCTAGATCTGATATTCTCAAGGATTGATAAGTACACAATTTTACACACTCTGTCCAAAATTCAGTCCAATTTAACCGGCCAAAAGTTCTGTAGTCCTTTTCTGTGCAGAAACAACCAACTGATTCAGGTGTAATtactcacaactggctctgataccaattgtaggatcagtttgaCCAAACTAATGAGTCAATTTGAGTAATACACACTATTTGAGTGGCGGAAACACTCAAACAGAGTAGAATCAGATAGAAAAGAGTAGAAAACAGATGAAGATACTTTGCAGATACTTTAACTACTTGCTTCTCATTCAATTTCACTTGAAAATTCGGCAGAGTAACATTACATCACATCGCAGACCGTTTGAAATAAAAATCAAActtgcctatatataggcatgacCCTCCCGTTTGAAGGTAACACAAACACCTTCAAACGGTCACCATTAAACCCTTCCATTTGAAACATAACAAACCCATTTCAAATGGAACCCCTATAAACACATCAAAACTTTACATATTAGACCCCtaaactatacaaacttgacatATTTAGACCCTAGACTTAAGACATAGGCTTTAGACATAATGCACTAACACTTAACCtccaccaacatcttcaaaatctctaTCACTTGTTACCATACCAAACCCTGTTCCTCTCTCATCAGCTCAGATTCAAAAGCCAATAGCTCcagcaggtgttcaatttcctcttaaGCTCATAGCAGTCAGAGAAGAAATTAAATccttctattatgaggatgatcctgctaaaaggagtttgccatcagttggaggatatcccaggcctaacaatattaaagaatatttgaaaattaaggctcaacaagcagaggatatctccaaAAGAAATTCGCAAGGGAAATTTGACAAAGAAAATCAACAGAACTACCAATttttgctcacacaagtcagatctTTGGAACAATTTGCAAAGAATGTGTGCCAGCAGATATCAGAAAGGGCGGATGAATCCCTGAGAAAAGATTATGTTGAAAACATCATGGCTcacaagaaatacaagggagaAGACCCATGTATAAAGATTGGACAATACCTGAGCtggaaagtgaagcagccaggattcaacACATGATCAAAAATAAAGTCATACatactcctcctgattgggcaaagtacAAAAGGAATGTACCTAATAAAAAGGTAGAGCTgaggagaatgaaagaagaactaattgctgctgattatgggtctGAAAATCAAGTGATGAGATGGAGAGAAGATAAAGTCAGGggcacctacaaaaggttggaggaactaaggaagaaagatccaaaggttccacaaaaacctgattattccaaagcagaggtctcaacaagaccaccaaagctgcaagtcaaaagggccactgctccagctggtgttGCCATCTATAAAAGAAGACAACAACAACAGTTGGATGCTGAAACAGTGCAAGAGTTAATGGCAGGTGATGaacttgtaaaagagggcattaagaagatgattgaagaaactCTTGGATTGAATCAACTTGCAAGTACTGCTCAGTCCGTCATcaataggccagcatcaccaaacacctaatctaataaaaatctccctagaaacccaccagactcaaaagtactaaagtggaaaactgacaaacagacccatgtactgacagtgatcaagtctagtggagaagtgaagaaaataacaagggaacaagcacttggcctaagtcttgaagatttgcaggatctccttgatcttccacttagcagggatgaagatgacacagatgccttagcctttgagttacaactcaaagggcaaataagggaactgttgatgaggcaataaagatctaccaacaatgaagagttttggcattatctgttccatgGGAGATTGATGAGATTGAACCAtatcaaaggaacagataattaaagccaaaactagatCAGGGTAGTGGATCCAGTATAAGCAAATGTTATGTAatcaagtctctccccttgaaagtggtttcaacatctgctgacctccaatctactgatcattacaaactgctgacctacaactgctgatcaagtcaaaggctgatggaagactaaagctctgttgttcaatctactgctatgggtcaagcTCTGCTGGGTTATATCAAGTACTGTTGGGTTTACATCAGTGGAAAGGTtcagcagtagtttagtttgtcTTTAATGAAATGTAATAACAGTTGTTAGCATAGCAGTACTTGTATAGGTCAgctgttagagtttgttaggaggttagatgtcactttcatggtgacgtcagcttagatgcttcagtggtttatCCGTgtctataaatagaacagtactctgtactgttctattagctcttcaccatcttcttcctgtacgaacaaatcaTTGAGCTcaggctaagggggagtttgttgcatacatgcaattgtaatcggtgtttggaataaatttaagcatttggttcattgttgaaaatgtgtgttgaaagcaattctcttgtttgattgtgaaaagtttgtttccatttatattccgctgcactactctttcattgttcatcttaattcaaacataaatcacaatcaaaaccaaactcagatcctaacatcttaaaatccttgtgtccccggcaacggcgccaaaaacttgatgcgtgtcgtgtgttataggtttttatatacattttaagcccttttacactttttagccaagttttaaatttataaaacacgatatttactaacactaaacacacatatgggcgagtgcacccatcatggacgtagtatagtgttggtaagatactgaggtcgtccaaggacacaagagcttttagtaccggtttatcctcaatgtctaatcaaatcaaaagtttagaaaaatgttttaaactagaaaaataaaactaacaaaaatgctgaaaaataaaataaaagtaaaaacagatagacaagatgaatcacttggatccgactcgtgtgtagtgtaacctttgattatttccgcacttttgcactttttaagagattatcttagttattgtagtaggcccctcttttgaaggtgacgtcaATCAAATTTCTCCTATCCATTTAGAACCTTGAATTGGTCAAAATACGCGGACTTTCTTACTTTTCGTGGAGGATTAGACCCCGTAACTGGAGGTCTATGGCTAACCGATACTGCACACCATCATTTAGCTATTGCAATTCTTTTTCTGATAGCGGGTCACATGTATAGGACCAACTGGGGCATTGATCATGGTCTAAAAgactcaacccagtagtttgggtcagcaaggatacaatcctaaagggtcagattattgaaagataattaattaagttattaatgcataatgtggtacgcccctcttttgaagatgacgttaccctgggctaagtagtctgagtcagcagggatacagtcctaagtagccgagttaaagttttaatagtagcttacttatgaggggatcaaagagtttggacccccgccatccaataccggtgggtattgaaggaggtcctactaaatttgatccaggtcctttgcaggatctatacactaaacaatggcaagactcttaccaaaccgttcccttaacccccgaccaggtagccaacatatctctatatagaccgtggagatatgaatggtgaaaatcttttattttatatagacagtaaaataatgccaagacaccacggacaaacgataaggaagaatcaccttcaacataagaaactagttattaaagtcattaatacataaccaaataaaaagtgcgaaaagattaaaaataaaaagtattacactaaacacttgtcttcaccaagtgatgtaagagacttaggcaaacatggcctttgattgtcaagaactcttacgaacaatcttggatcccgagacgactcacacactctataatggacgatggatgatggtggtggatgatggtgttgtgatggtggtggtgggtgggtgaagtgtgagagaggtggtgtgccaagggatggtttgcaaatgagccaagcacccctatttatagcctgaacagcagctcgggcacggccccgtgtccatcctccttctctttcttcattaattgcagtttgtctgcattagttgaccacgcccccgtgtccgctgagcacgaccccgtgtgcagaagcgtatctgtactatcaagatttccctagattctgcgaatcttagagttgaccacggccccgtgtccagtgggcacgcccccatggtgGGTGATAGatgcttctacaactttgtcttttctgctgacacttgggcacacccccgtgctcattgagcacggggcgtgttcagtcttctgttctcttgtttttgcttgggaagatgctgtcggggagtcgggcatgccatgtttgttccttttcttgtatttatgttagatttagccgcctttttgcttcttttgttcatttgagctcatttaatcctgaaaatacaaaaggaagacaaaaacacactttttccaacattagtactaaaaaagggttagttttatgccacaattgatgtaatttatatgttgcattttgtgcacatcagttaTACACTGCAATCATTTTTATTTacattttgatatatatatatatatatatatatatatatatatatatatatatatatatatatatatatatatatagaaagagagagagtgtgtgtgtgagagagagagagaaacgagatcaggagaaaacggtTTGAAGTGTGAAAACGGTAAGAACAGATCCTGGTCAAACACGTGGCAGGGGCCGATAAATGATATGCAGGGGCACGATTGTCATTGTCCAAGTTCCCCTCAATAAATGGCGTTATAGTTCCGtttcaaacaaaatttcaaaaaattcgTATTAGCAGTTACCTCCTCTCCAAGCTTTCGAGATCTATAGCGTCTAACGTGAATTCCGTTCTACAAAGTAATATTTGATTGCGTTTTCATATTTGTTCCAACAAATTATGCAACGGATATGGTGTTTTGTTCTTTATGCTTGTTTCAATGACCTTTTTTTTCAAAGTAATATTTGAAAATGACGTGTATGTTTCAATGGGGGTTCTTCCTATATTCAATATTTGGCGTTTTCATTATTAATGTTAATTGTCGTTTAGGATCTAATATACGCTTATTGTTTATGATCAATGGTGTTTTACACCTGGTTACGTATATCTGATTAGTTGTGAATATTGACGTTAATTTGTAAACATCAGTTCTTATTATTTGTTAATTATTCAACTTATGGCGTTTTCATTAACATGTTTTAGGAAGACAGTAACATCAGTTCTTCTTATTGTTTATTATTCAACTAATGACGTTTTCATTATGATATATTCATCATGGCGTTTTCATTAATATGTTTTATTAAGAAACAAGTAGATGCAATAGTCTAAACCAAATACATTAGTCAacataaaaattataaaatgaaaGCAATTCATGGCGCTTAAGTTAATCTACATATTCCTGCATCCTTTATTCTATTCTCTTGTACCCTGTTTTATACAATTAAGTAATTTTTTATGCCCCTAATTCCAAGGATTTATTTAAAGATTTGACCAGTTTTCTTCTGTTTTCATTTTGGCTATGTAGCAGGCTTTTTGCAATGTATTTGATCCTGGGGTCATTTAGTTATTTTTGTTGTAGGTCATTTAGGGCATTTTCTTTTGCCAGACCACATTCCCAACCAGCCAACTGCCTCATATACGTTTCCATATGCCTCATTGCAAAAATCCCACAGTCGATCACATTAGACTCTGTCCTCCAATCCATATTTTCTTTGACAATAGGTGCCGTCTTCATGATCTTATCCATTGGGTGTTTTTGAATAAACAAGTAGTTTTCAAAAGCATCTTGCTGCAGTTTCACATTTTTGCATATATTAGTATGGCGTTTTGTCAACATAGTTTCTACATACAAAGCTTTTAAGATATTTACCAACTTTTCCACCCATCCATCATACTTTTTTTTGATGCTGAGTTTATCCCCTCCAGCGTTGTTATCCAATACATCAACTTTGTTGTGTTTAAGATTGAGCAGACAACATAGAAATGTTTTTGCTATATTATTGGCACGAAGACTAGATCATATTCATTTATCTTTCTATATTTCCGGTCTTCTTTGAAACGGGCGAGTTTTAAAACCAATTCCATGTTGTTGTTGAATTCTTTGTATCGATAACTCGTTGTCTTTGTATACGCGGGCATATTATGTTATTTTTAGGAACCACACTTTTAACAACAAAACAAAGTCATAATATAATTGCATCAATTAAATATAGAAAAAGAGTTACCAACATTATTTGTGTGCAAAATAATTTTGAGGGTGATTCTGGAGCCTTGTAATATGCCCCCAACTTTGAATGATGTTGACATGTGCATAGAATCCTGGTCTCATCCTCTCAGACATCACCCTTGATAGTTCTGACACTCCTTCAATCTTGAACACGATACCCCTGAAAAAACCAGCATATGGCGTTTTAGTTATGCAAACTCATTTTAATATAAGACATGGCGTTTTGGGTGTTTACATGCATATGCATGTATATTTTTAACGTAACAAATGCAAAGTTTGGCCTTTTATGAAAAAGAAATGTACATACGTCCAGTGGAAATGTTGTTTTCTTGTGCCGCCCTTGTTGTATGTATAACCACTTGCCTCCTGAAAGGTGACAAACATGCCCTACTCTTCTTTGACTCTCCCTGCTCCTTTTTTTCCACAGTcttttccttttttattttcatcatcttttcatcACCAGATAGCTTTTTCAGGTTTAAAATGGTGTTATCTTGCATCAACTTTGTGATGTCTGGCACATTAGCCTTCTCCTGCACATCTGCCCTGTTTGACATTTTGGTTGGTGATGTAGTTAACAGGTCAAAAGAAGGTACATCTGTTTTTTCCTTCCCCGTATCAGTGGCGTTTTCATATTGGGGGTTTTGGggtgtcttttcttcttcaagagTTTGCATGAGGTTCTTCCTACCTCAAGATGGTGGCTGCTGACATCGCGTTTCATCAACCACCGCACCTTGCTGGTCAACACTTTTGTTCACCATCTCCCCTTCAGTTTTTTTCTAGTTGAGAAATGATGGCATCACTGAAATGTGTCTCTGTCACATGTACGTTTGGTGTTTTGTCATAGTCTGCCTCAGTTGTTTTTTCGAGTTAAGTGATGAACCGCTGACTATATTGTGTTTCTGTTGGGGGgatttttggcgttgcatcaaatACAAGCATTTTTTGGGTCTCCTCAGCAGTGTGCATGTGGTTTTTTATAGCTTTAAGCATTTCTTCCACCATCTTTGGACAATCTAAACCTTCTTTTAGTTCAATCATTTGTTCTAGGTCTTGTCCCGACAGTTCCAAAACCTTAGTAATATTCCTTTTAATTATCTTTTTCCCATTATATCTAAAAATGTGATATTCAAGTGCTTTGAAATCTCAATCCCAGCTTTTAATATCGTTTTCGTTTATATCTTCACCTGTACTTTCTTCAGACTCCCTTTCATCTTCATTTTGAGCATCATCATTTATGGGGTTTGGCGTAACAGTTGAGGGTCTGGCATTTTGATCTCCAGCCATCTCCCCTTCATGTTCCCCTTCTCCTTCCCCTTCCTCTTCTCCTTCCCTTTCCCTTTCACCTTCAGCTTCCTTTTCAACCTCATCTTCATTTTCACATTCTTCTCTCTCATCTAGCACTTCCTTGGCATTTTCATCAACAAATGTTGGCACTTCCTTGGCATTTTGATCTCCAGCGATCTCCCATTCCCCTTCATGttctccttctccttctccttcCCGTTCAACCTCATCTTTATTTTCACCTTCGTCTCTCTCATCTGACACTTCACTAGCGTTTTCATCAACAAATGTTGACATGTTATTTAACAATGTCAGACGTTGTGAATATTTTATATGTACCAAGAGGCTGTTTGGATATTCAATCTTTGACTGATTAAACAATGTCCTCATTTTATTGTAACAGTCTTCTAATTCTTTGTATGCCCCAACCAACTTCTCAGCCATTGCCTGTTAAATAAAAAACGGAATTATTAAGTATGACGTTTTGTGTTTTTTTGTTAAACTTATATTCAAACAACATACCTCCTCGGCTTCATTGTTTTGTTGTTTCTCACCGGCACCATGGTCTTCATACTGTGTTAGTACTCTGACTAGAGCATGgttcccagatgcagaaacttcaAACATCCTGTTCTGGCTTTCTACATCTTCATCCACAACCCTTCGATAGAGAGCCTCTTCATTCTCATCATTGATTTCCATGGCGTTTTTAACTTCAGGTTCAAGTTCAGCATAATCAAAATGATCATCATGATCAAAACCATCATCATCGTCAACCCCATCATGATCATTATCAGCATGCTTATCAACATTGTCAACATCAACTTCATCTTCATTGTCAACATCATCACCATCAGCATCTTCTTCATCAATACACTGCATTTTGTCTGCTGTCTCGGCTTGAACAACTATTTGAAATTGTGTTTCTTTAGCTTTCTTAATAGTTCTCTTTTTTAGTTCTTTGCCATTATGGCATTTTGGATCCCCACCATATTTCCTTTTAACTAATACATTCTCAAACATGTCAAGAGTTTTTGTTGTAACCCACTCAATCGGGTATCCTTCTTGTCGTTACAACCTTTTTCTATGGCAagcatgtaacacctcgaaaattcaaaATTAATAATATGACAACACGTATCCAATCAACTATTAAATATTCCCCGTAAGTTGGATGAGAGAGACCAAATATGTAAATATGTGGAAGGATGGAAGTGGAGGGGTCAAATATGACAAATTGCCAAATTTTTTGGCTTCTTAAGGTCCCTTACAGACCGCAAGGCAtatgccttacggtccgtaaggcattaAAAAAAATCCTTTGGCTTTTAAAGGTCCCTTACAAACCGCAAGGCAtatgccttacggtccgtaaggcattcAATTAAACTGTGGGCTTATGGACCGTAAGCCATCATCATTACAGTCCGTAAGGGTGTTGCTGGCAGTTCAAAAATAGCTGGCATCTTCAGCTGCTATCCCTGCCACTATGCTCACGATTTTGCCACCATTTCTCCTGCTTTGGACATGTGTGATCACACTAATCGCCTCCTTAGCATCTCTAATCACACTTGGCAAGAATTGAAGGCTTGAGCTCAAGTATAAATAGCTCCATACTTGCACCTTCATAACTTGAACCTTTCTTTCCTTCTTTCTCTCATCTTTGGAGATTGCTTCTACTTATAGAGGCCTCCCACTTGAAGCTAAGTCTTCCttgaacacttgtaagtgttctaaCTCAGTGCTTTTTCATTTATAGGCTAGTTAatagccgaaagtcaagcaa encodes the following:
- the LOC110913571 gene encoding neurofilament light polypeptide-like; translated protein: MFENVLVKRKYGGDPKCHNGKELKKRTIKKAKETQFQIVVQAETADKMQCIDEEDADGDDVDNEDEVDVDNVDKHADNDHDGVDDDDGFDHDDHFDYAELEPEVKNAMEINDENEEALYRRVVDEDVESQNRMFEVSASGNHALVRVLTQYEDHGAGEKQQNNEAEEAMAEKLVGAYKELEDCYNKMRTLFNQSKIEYPNSLLVHIKYSQRLTLLNNMSTFVDENASEVSDERDEGENKDEVEREGEGEGEHEGEWEIAGDQNAKEVPTFVDENAKEVLDEREECENEDEVEKEAEGEREREGEEEGEGEGEHEGEMAGDQNARPSTVTPNPINDDAQNEDERESEESTGEDINENDIKSWD